TAAATCAGCCAGCGTGTTTTGTTCGCAAGCATTCAGATCCCTAGTGGATATTGAGGATCCGCTCAAGCCGCGCGAGCTCGCCTCGCAACATCTCGATAGCCGCGTCGCGGTTGCAAATGCCACCCAGCCCCGCAGCTCGATCAGCTTCTGACGCTAACAGCGTTTGTTGCAACTGGGCAGCCATCGCGTGGACCGGCTCTCCGGCGTCAGATAAGCTGGATAATGCTCCCGCCTTGGTACTTCGCAAATCCCACCAAGTTCGGAATATCTGACGATAAAGTTCAGTTACCTCCCCTCCCCTATCAAGGACTCCGGCTTGCTGTGCATGTGCCAGTTCCTGCTCATATCCGAGTTCTAGCAAAAGCTCGGCGCCGACAATATCGGTCACGGTTTGCATCTCTTCGACGCTCAATTGAGATTGCCATGCGTCGACAGAGCTTTGGTCGACGGCGTTTCGTTCCAAGATTTTTCGGTCTCCGAAGCTGCTCGATCGAAGATAATCCGCTTGTCTCATCTCCGCCGATGCGACGGCCGCTGGATCACAGCCGAGCCCCTTCAACAGACGCCGGATTTCCTCGTCCGGATGCGCCACGAGGAGTTCGTATTGCACGAACTGTGTGTGCGGGCGAGTGCGCTGCGCGGCGAGCTTGGGAAGGCCCAGAACCAAATCGGCGAGTGAAGTTATGATGCCGTCGGGCAGACGGAGCATGAGATCGACGAGACTGGAGACGCTGACAGGATGCGAGCTTTCTGCCTGCAGTGGGATGCCCCACGTCGATTTCAGTGAAGCCGCGATGGCATAGGGATTGCGCATCAGAAGGATGTGTGGCGCTTCTGGATAGACAGATTCAAGAAACTCAAGCGCCATCCAATAGCGTGGTGTCTTGTCTAGGATGATGCGCTTGCCCGCTTGTGCCAGATACTGATCATATGCTGCATCGGCAAAAGCGCGGCTGGGGATCGTGCGATCTATGCGCCCCAGGAACTCAGAGCTCGCGGCCTCAATCAGTGAGCTACCCGCCGGATGGCGCTGATCCACCCTGCCAAATGCTTCAAGCGCCAGCATCAACCAGGGTTCAGGCGGAGCCACAATGTCTGGATGGTGCTGGAGCAAATGCGCCACGAGTGTCGTCCCGGATCGTGGAAGACCGAGGAGAAAGCACACCGCAGGCGAACGGCCAAAACGTCCGCTCATCGGCCAGACGCTCGTGCTTGAAAAACACACCCCGACGGCGCTCGCTCGATTGAGCGACACAAAGCCAGCTGCAAAGCGCTAAAACGACAAGAATCTTGTCTGCTACTCATGACTTGAGAACCGCTCAGTTCGATCGATCGGCTGGATCACAGGAGGACACCGCAATCGCCCCCTCGATTACTCGACAGTTGAAACGAAGTCACGAGCCAGCTCAATTACACGAAGATTGATTGCGGTTATGGGAGGGTTGAAACGAACTATACGGACGTTTGCCGAAGTCCGCCCACGGCACATGGAAGGTTATTACGTATAACCACAAGCTGCCTGTTGCCGAGGCATTGAAGACGTAAATGCGGCATGCACCTTGCTGATGCTCGGCATACGGCAAAGAAGTTCGGCAAAAGAATGGATACCTCGGCGAGCGCGGCAAAGAAGCAGACCGTGTCGCGGACATCTCACGTGGCAAGTTGCAGCAACCTTGTCAGCACGTATCGCTGCCGACGCAACCGTGAATGCTGCCCTTGGTCTGCCAAGGACACTGAGCCATAGCTCCGGCCAGCCTGTTGTTCGCCAGCCTATCCTTCCGAACTATACCAAGTGTTTGATTTGCCTGCTCTTGGAGCGTTGCCCTGCCCTAATCGGCGCTAAGGAGGCTTGTAAACGATGGAACCTGACTTAAGATACCTCCGGATCTAACTGATCCACCAAGCACGCTTGGCCGCATCTCTACTGACGGAGACGAGATTGTCCGGTCATTCATGTGGGAGATCAGATCGATCCGTGCGCGTCTCGAAGCACTTGCCAAATTGGATGTGCTGGACATCACTCGGCCACGGTGGACGATCCTGATGGCTGTGACCTATTTGGGCAAAGAAAAGGGTGTATCCGGCAACCTGGTGTCACGATTGATGCACGTCGACCTTTCTTTCGTAACAACCCACTCAAAGCTGCTAGAAAAAACGGTTTGCTGCGGCATAAGTCCTCCGCAAACCATGCCCGGATCGGGCAGATGTCGCTGACGGCCAAAACGCGCAAGCATTTCGCGACTTTGGAGCCACGACAGGCCGCGCTGGATGAGCTCGCTTTTGATGAAAGCGGCGTTGACCGATCAAGCGAGTTCATTGCCAAGGCTGCTACGGTGAGGCTTCGCCTGGAAAGGGCCCGCGTTGGCATTCAGAAGATCAAACGCACGATTGTCAGAAATGGAGCTCGTTAACATGAGTCTCCCATCCTTCGAATATGTCTTGAAGCAGCGCGGTCGAAGGTGGTTGTGGTCCGTTCACAACGCCGATGGCACTCAGGTGATGACTGGTTCAGGACGTAACCGCTCCGCCGCCATCTATCAAGCTAACAGAGCGCTTTTTCAATTGCTGTTGAGTACGCCATATCGCCTCGGAGCTCGAGCTAGCCAACAGGCTCGGCGAGGTCCGCTTACGCCCAAACTTTAGCCTGGCATGAGCTTCGAGGATGCCCCATTCGCGAGTTGTTTCCATTTGGCTAAAGCGATCAGCCGATGTGTTCGGCCCAGCGCGGCCAAGACTGCCTTGCCGAAGCTGAAGAAGCTGCTGGCCGAACGGATGCTAGATTCGGCTCCTACAGGAGTTCCCCTGAGACTGGTCAGCTTCTCGAACTAACGCGCCTAGGACTGGGCGTTGTGGCCCCATCGCATGCGTTCCGGGGCCGAGTGTCTCGGGGTTTCATCTTCGAGACAGGGCTATGGCTAAGACTATCTCTTCACTCGCGATCATACATCGCAAGCGGCTGTCGAAACAGCCTTCCAAGAAACGTGATCAAACATGAGGAGGCGCTGGAGCACGTTCCGCGAGATTGAAGGCATCCAGCACGTGCGTGAAAAACTTTCTCAGCGCGGGTCGCGCAAAGCGAATGTGCGACAAAAGTTTCTATGGACAGCGAGGGCGGCCCGCGAGCCGCCCTACTGGGCCGCTAGCCAGGGTTGCTCACAATTACCGCTGATGTCCGAGTCCGATTCCGAGATTTAAGGCCTTCTGGCGTAGCGCACCTTCGCTGCGTTTGGTCATTTTGGCTAGTTTTATGACCGGGGTCCGAGCCTTCGAATGGACCTTGAGCTCTTTGATATCTGCCTTCGTCCACTCGCGCCGCTTAACGCGTTTCTTGGTTGCCTTTTTCACGATGAATGCTCCTCTCTGAGAGGAGCGCCTGTAACACATCTTTTTCGGAGCGACGACCGTAAAAAAGAGGCAATCATCGGAACTCACGTCAACGTATAAGTTCGGTCATGCTTTCTGCCAATAGTGTTTCGAAGAATGGTCAGCGGAGATAGCCGCTTTGGCTACGTTTGAGACGATGTATCAACTGCGGTCTCCGACCGATTTGAGATCAAACTACGTCAGTGGTAACCGCGCTGTTGGACATCTTGGCGAATGACATCGCTCACTGAACGTACCGCCCGTTTCTTTCGCTTCCAATTGCCGTCCACCCCCGCGGGGATCGCAACGCCTCGCGGAACGACCAAAAGATCGCGCCTTCCGTTCAAATAAATATCAAACATGTCGTCCGTCGTTTGACACGAGCGTAAATCGCCGGTTCATATATTTGGTGACATCGAAGCAACAGTCGCGATTAAGAGCTCTACGCGAGTTTTCTCCGGATATCGCCAGCACTTGAGCGTGCAGGGCGCAATCCCGCTGCTCCTTTAGGTGCTCCGCATCGCCGAGAACACAGGAGCTTCGCACGCCTTATTGTCGCTAACAGATCTACTTGTCGGGCCTCGTCAGATCGACACGATAATGACCCTCCGCGTTTTTGAGAATATCGTCGTCCTTGTCACGCAGCGGCCACATCGCCGTCGCCGAGGCGAATTTGATCGGACCGAGCTGTAGTTCGGCCGACCTTTGATCTCCGCTGGCGGTAGCCGCGCCGACCGTTCATAGCGGCGATTGAGGATGACGGCGGCGGCGGCCAGGCTGGCGGCGCAGGCCAGCAATCGCAGAAGGCAAACGCCTGATCCTGTCCCATCGCTGCGGCAAAGAAGAAAACGTAGGCGGAAACAGCGAAATATTGACATAAGGACTGCTTCACAGATGTCGTGGATTTCGAGGCGGCGATAGGCTTGTCCTGTGTCGGCTTCTCTTTGAATGTGGGCATGCTCAGGAGTCTAGATCTTCGGTGAGGAACTGATTGAGCGCGATCAATCGCGAAGGCGCAGCCGGAGGATATCTTACAAGCGAGCACGAAGGGTCTGTTCGTTCGAGCAGTCTTTGCGCGGACTTGCATGGTTTTGCCTCTCAAGGTCGGCGGCGCATCGGACTTTGGTCTGACACAGGCCGCACACGCGTTGCAGATCGCGCAATACGTCTCGATGGCGGCAGCAAGCGCATTCTCGGAAAAACCAGCAAGTGCGAGGCGCTTGCGCCTAAACCATCAAGGGTATGGTGTGCAGAACTGTCAATCAGGCATACCCTTCGAAACAGCTATAGCGGCCGGAGGCAAACTTGTTTTTGACATTCAATCAAACAAGACCGATTTGTGGGAGATCCTTCGATCCGGATGGCCTGCCGGTACGGTGCTTGGCGGAGCGCTGCAGAGCCAATTGAACGGCAGGCGGCCAACCCTCCAGCGAGGTCCGCTTATCGTGAGACAACAGGGTGCCCTCCGAATTGACGACAGCATTACCAGGTGCTCTCTCGAATCGACGATCGGCACGCCCCTGTCCGGGATCACGGTTAGATTACAGATTGACCCCACAATTCAATTCGCAGATTTCCCTTGCCAAAGTCAAGCTAACCAGCCGATGCCGGCGGAAATGCAGGCGGGGTTCGAAGCTCTATCACATCGGCGAAGACTGTCCAATCGCGGACACTCTTTTGCTTGCAGAAATGGGTCTCCGCCTGCTTTGCAGCAGCACTTAGCGAGGCGGCATCGATCTTAAACGCTGCCTCACAAGCACGATGTTCGTGTCCGGTATCGTCACAAACGGTCTTGATGAACCGAACGTTAAATGAAGGCATGGCACCCTCTTCTTATGGGTTTGCTTATCCACCATTCTGCCATTGGCGCTTCAAGAGTATTTGATCTGCCTCAAGCGGCATCCCCAAGAGGTTGTCCGCTGCTGCGTCAAGGATAAGGTCGAGACTTCAGCAGCGCGGCCCGAGCGCTCCTGTTGTCTCCGCAAACCACGCGATCTCTATCTGTCTAGCTTGGCAAATCGCACTCTGTTTGGGCTGAGGGACAGCGTCTTCTGGTCTGCTCAAGCCCTCGAGACCGACAAATTGGGGGGCCGATGAATCGGGGAATGTCTCGAAGAGAGGATTGAGAGCAGCATGCGCCGTCACGCCCGAGATGCCGGCTATTGATCTCTATCGATCCCATACTCAACCGCTGGCAATATGGAGGCTCGAGACGGCGCGACCCTTACACGCAATATTTGGTGCCTCACGAGGCATTGCCGCAAACACCAGGTCATTGCGCCAATGACCGGGCAGAGGCATTTCTGAGGCGTGCCGCTGGCCAGGGCTATCGACGGCGAGACCTACGCGAAGTGATCGTGGCCAATAAGGCGAACCGCCCCGACCTTCTGACGGTCCACCCAGCCGCCCCGAACGCAAAGCAGATGATCAGGCTTGTCGCAGCCGACGTTTCGATAAGCCCAAGATTCCGGCCTTCAGCGCCAAAGACTATCGCTGGGATCAGCGCCGGCAAGGCTACCGACATTGCGAAGCGAGCGATCAATGGACTATCTGCTTGCCGGCTATCGCAGCATTGAGGACAAATGCTGTCGTGGCCCACCGCGAGCGGTGCGCCTCAAATCAACCCAGCTACACGCTGGCGTGTTGCAGACCAACGCGAGGCCCTGGCGGATCGCCCGAATTGGGACATGTCGCCTACCAACGCGGGCCTGTCCGGCTCGCAGCGGCCGCTCGAGCTTGGCCGTTCTGGACGCGCATCAGCTCCTTTGACCTGTATCAATTCTGCGGCGACTTCCTACTGATAGAAGTGAGTTTCCAGTCCAAGGTCAGACACATGGCAGACAGAAAGACTTGGCGCCCCATCATCTCTTCATGTCCAGATACCGGCGACCGAGTTCAAGGACTGCTGCCGGATGCACCCGAGCCGCGTGCCGATGATCTGCACACAATAAGTTGCGCCGCATGCGATGGCGTCCACTTCACCGACCTGCGGACGGGCGGGATGATCGGCGCCGAGCGCAACTAGGCCCATCCGAATGGTGTCAAGGGAATTCCGGCGTCTTCCCGTTCTCGCTTGGGGATGCCGCCCCACTCGCAAGGGCGCGGCTGACGTCACCACAACCGAACGCCCCGCGCTGAAGCCGTGGGACAAGGAGATTTCTCACCACGAACGATGTTTCGACATGACAGACCACGGCGACCTTTGTCCCGGCGCCGGCCAGATGGCGGGAGCGGCAGTCCAGTTTAACTTCTACAGAACAGCGATGAAAACCAACCGCCGCGGGCTTGAGCTGATCCAGATCGATTCGACCGAAGCCCGGGAGTTGTTTCGCAGCGCCAACCCTAATATTTCGGCTGGCGAGCGGATCATGTCCCGGCACGATACCTTCAACGGCGCCACGGCCGATAAAATCCCGGGCGGGGCCGACCCCATCGAGAGCACGCGCAGCCTGGGTTATACTGAGTTGAGCCTGTCCGCGCGGCGGCCAAGCGATCTCGTCCGTAGTGTTCAGAAGGTTGCCTGAATTTGTCAGCCCGCAGCGATGAACTCCATCCAGGATCTAGTGGCGACCTGACCTGGGAGCGGCTCGAAACTGCGCCGCCCTTTGATCAGGATCTGGAGATTGCCGTAATCGAGGGTAATACCATTCACCGGGTGATCTTTCCTTGCCGCTGGATCTTCGACGGCTGGATCAAGGCAAAGACCGGAGAACGCGTCGCCGTGCAGCCGACGCACTGGCGCATCTGGCCCGGATAGCGGCGGCCATCCTGCACAATAGATTGGCGTGAGTTGAGGCCCGGACTGCCTCTGGCTGGCCTCTCGTGGGAAACAATGTAGAGTTGATCAATGAGAGGCCCTGCTAGAAACATGTCGGACCACATCTGGTACGGCTATGGGACTGGCGCGGCAGACGCCGCGTTGGCTCTCGTGCTGCGCCCGGCGTTAATCCGTATCTTCAGGACCGCACGTTCACGATCATCTACCTTCCGGTCGTCGTTTTTGCCGCTTTCGCCGCGGCTGCGGACTGGACGAGCTTCGCTACGCTGCTCTGCATCAGCGGCAGCCTGTTCCAGCCAGTTGTCCCGACTTAGGCGCATGGCATGGGTGTGCGGCTATCAATCTGCCGGACGATCATCGAGTCACATGGTGGCCACATCGTCGCGGACGAATCCGGGCGGCGGCAGGATCTTTCAGTTCACCGCGCGATTTGCGGGGCTTAGTAAAGACACATGACTTGGCGGCGCATTCTCGTGATCGACGATGACGCCGCCATGCGGGACTCGCTCGCGTTTCTCCTTGATGTTAATGGCTTCTACGTAGCAACTTATGAGACGGCGACCGCGTTTCTCAATGACGTCGCAAGCGGTCCGGTTGACTGCATTGTGTCAGACATCCATATGCCAGGTATGAGCGGTCTCGAACTGGTCAGAAAAGTGAAAGCCGATCGCGTCGACTGCCCCGTCGTCTTGATAACTGGTCATGGCGACGTATCGCTCGCAGTCGAAGCGATGAAAGCGGGTGCGGTCGACTTCATCGAGAAACCGTTCAAGGAGGAGGTGCTATTGCGTGCGATCAATAGTGCTTTGAAAGCGCGGCCAACAAAGCCAGCCGACGCAGCGAAACTGCAGGCGGAAGCCCGCCTCGCGGACCTCTCGTCGCGCGAGCGCGACGTCCTGCAGGGACTATTAGCCGGCAAGATTAACAAGGTGATCGCCCATGATCTCGGCATAAGTCCGCGGACAGTCGAGGTTTATCGTGCGAACCTGATGGCCAAGACCAATGTCCGCAGCATGTCCGAGTTGATGCGGATCGCCATTACCGCGGGACTCTAGCAGCAGCGCAAATAGCGTGAATGGCTTATTCATGCATTCAAGCTGCGCTCTCCAGACGACGAACGGTGGATTTCGCGCGCACCGAGCCGATCATGTTTTCGGTGACGGCTGCCGATGCAACACACGCAGGCCGGCCGTTGCGCCAGGTCAATATGTCACGCAAGCCGAGTCCTATGATCCGGGGTAGGCCCCAACTCGGTTCAGATGCGCACTTATCGCATGATCATTAAGCACGTCGACCATGCCAGCTCACATCGACAAGGATGCCATCAATATCCGCCCCGTCAGATCCGCGGCCGACCGATGCTGACGAGGATCAAAGTCAAGGCGCCGAACAAGACCTCCTGCGGTGAGCCGAAAGTGGCGGTGGACGACAACGTTTCGGCTGACTGGAGCTCTTCGGGGGTACGGCAGTGCGTTTCCGACTGTTTCCATGGACGCGGCCGACGAAGCCAGCATACGGCTTTCTAATTCGATGAGCATGTTTGAGCGACCAAGTGACCGCGCCGCCCCGATTCAAGGCGCCCTCCTCATGGGTCTTACGTGTAAATACTTAGGGGCTTCTACCTAGGGAAAACATCCAAATTTCCCAATTCGTCAGGAGCAGTCAATCTGCGTCCCATCGACGTTCGCAAGATAGGGTCCGCCATGCACGCCCAGGCCGCCAGTTTTAGCGAGACGAGACGCCATCCGACCAGCGTCTTGCGTGGGCAAGCTCATCGTCGTGGACGCGTGATCGCCCTGCCGACCTCACGCCGAGTCGTGCTGCGTAACGACGGAGCCCAGGAGCTTCGCACAACACTTCGGCTAAGGTGATTTACGCCAGCTCAAAATGAAGCGCGCTACTTTTTGCGTCGAACGGCGCGGACAAATCGCAGCGCAGCGAAGGACACCGAATTCGGCTTGGGCAGTCTTGCAAATGGCTGAAACGTTTCCAGCCTAGATTGTGCCTCCAGGAGCACCGCTATGATCATCGATCTTCTGCTTCGAGAGCATCGCAACATTGATCTGCTTCTGGTCGCTCTTCAACGCGAATTGGAGATTTTTGAGAAAGGGATCCGCCCGGATTATGAGGTCATTCGCGCCATTATCAGCTATTTCGAGGTTTACCCCGAGGTGTACCATCATCCACAGGAAGACGTGATTTTTTCCAAGCTTAAGTCTCGCGATCCGGATGCAGTTGCAATCGTCGGCGATCTCGCGCTTGAACACCAGGAAGTCATCGACCGTTTGCACCGCTTCGCGCGAGCTATTGACGCTATCCTCGCGGATCGTGACCTCCTTCGGCAAGACGTCGGCAACATCATACGCGACTTTATAATACGCGAGCGGCACCACATGATGTGGGAAGAACGAGATTTCTTTCCCGCCGCCCTGAAGGCTCTCTCGGCTCAGGATTGGACCGAAATCGCTTCAGCCCTCACCAATGATGGAGATCCGCTGTTCAGCGAGACAGCGGCAGCGACTTCCGATGCGCTAAGAGCGCATATTCTGCAATTGGAGCAAGAAGCTGAGACCGAACGGAGTTCGGTCGCGTTTTTGTCCGCCGAGGCCGGCAACCCATGACACGGCGCCGAGACGGACGGGCCGTATTGATCGCGGCCGTTTGACAGCAGGAAGTGGACCTCTTGCTCATCCTGTCGAAAGAAAACGGGGTTGCTCGCGGGCACGTAGTGCCGTACCGGCTTCTGCGCAATATGATCGCTTCCTCGACCGCCGGTGCAAACAGCGTGGCCGATCCTAGCTGAGCTCTGGTTCCGGCACCATAATGTAACCCTCGCAGGTCCGGCAGTTGCGCAATGATATCGCGCGAAACGGACGCCTCTCACGTCCGCCGACCGATGAGGACGGACGATTGCGGCCGCCCGGGGTGCGGCGAAGTCACTCCCAGTCTTTGAGCTCCGCCCCATACGCTCTGAATCATCCGGCCGCAGGCGGTTCTACTCACTGCACGCGAAATGCGAGGCACTGCCCGCCCGGGTACGTTCAGCACCAACAGCAAGGCGCTGGACGTGGATCGCCAGCAGCAGTTCTGGCGCGATTGGATTTCAACAAGCTATGGGATCCACACATTCCTGACGCGTGACTGCTTTATCGTGATCCTACATACGTGTATGCGGCGTGCAGCATTCCCTCCCATTGCGCCTTGGAGTGGCCATAGCCATCGGCGACACTCCGGTAATCGGGTCCAGCAACCTCTGTCTGAGATCTATGAGCGGACCATGCGGAGGATGTCACGAGCGTGAAGATGCCGCGGTGCCGATAGGGTGCTCCTCAGCGCCCAAGCCGAACCCCGACTATCGGATGGAACCGGTCGATCAAGGATCTGCCTCAAGCAGAGGTTCAAATCAATAGCAACCGCTTACGCATTGGCTAGGCTTGGAGATCCTTGGAGCCGCGGCTTACGTCTCGCTGATCGAACATAAGGTTCCAGGCAGGAAAGCGCACCAAGTTAGCTGTTGGTGCCCTGCGGTGACCGCCCGGCATGCCCTCTCGCTGCTGTCGTAATCGTGCCGACGTGCTCATGAGCCACAAACCTTGGTGTAGATTTCTAACCCTCAGGCTATGCGGTCGCATACCACGGCATAGTTGAGCTGCGCTCAAGCTTGTGCTTCAACTCGGCTCAGATTTTCGACGAATGTCCTCGTCGTGATCGAACCGGCGGCTGTCCTCCCTCCGCCGATGGAAGTCCGCGCGAATGCGTCAGCTTCGCTCCTCCCAGACTTTGGCCCGGCCCGCTAAGCGGGGCCGGGCATTTTTTGTGTTCCAAAGGCTCCCGCGCAAATGATCACAAGCGGACCAGCTTTGTCGAGAAGAGACCGAAGGCCGGATCAACGGCATCGCGGAGCGAATGCAGCGCGTAGTTCGCGGGCGGCAGCGACCATGTTCGCTAGCGCTGGCCGCACCTCCTCCCATTTGCGCGTCTTCAGGCCGCAGTCTGGATTGATCCAGAGCTGCGAATCCTGCAGCCGCGTCCGAGCCAACGCCATCAGCTCCTTCATTTCGCCTGTCTCGGGAACGCGTGGAGAGTGGATGTCGTACACGCCCGGCCCGATCTGATTTGGATAATCGTAGTTCCTGAACGCGTCGAGTAGTTCCATTTTCGAGCGCGATGTCTCGATCGAGATGACATCCGCGTCCATTGCAGCGATCGCACCGATGATGTCGTTGAACTCCGAGTAGCACATATGTGTATGAATTTGCGTTTGATCGGCGACGCCCGATGAACAGATGCGGAAGGAATCGACGGCCCAGTCGAGATAAGCCGCCCACTCCGATCGACGCAACGGCAATCCTTCGCGGACTGCCGCTTCGTCGATCTGGATCATGGTCGCACCAGCATTCTCGAGATCGCGGACTTCGTCTCGGATCGCGAGCGCAATCTGGCGGCAGACCTCGCTTCTGGGAATATCATCGCGAACAAAGGACCAGTTCAAGATCGTCACCGGTCCGGTCAACATCGCTTTCATCGGCTTCCTGGTAAGTGATTGCGCATAGCGCCACCAGTCCACGGTGATAGGCTTCGGTCGCGCTACATCGCCAAACAGGATCGGTGGCCTGACGCAGCGCGAGCCGTAGGACTGCACCCATCCGCTCCTGGTAAATGCGAAGCCGGCGAGTTGCTCGCCGAAGTACTGCACCATGTCATTGCGCTCGAACTCGCCGTGCACGAGGACGTCAAGACCGATGTCCTCCTGCCAACGTACGGCGCGCGCAGTCTCCTCCTTGAGGAACCTGTCGTATTGCTCGTCGCTTATCGCACCTCGCGCATGCGCCGCACGGGCATTCCGGATCTCTGTGGTCTGCGGAAACGATCCTATCGTCGTGGTAGGAAAAGCCGGTAGTCCGAAACGATTGCTTTGGATCTCGGCACGACGGGCAAATGGGCTGGCGCGCCGCCGCATGGTCTGGTCGATCGCTCTCATCCGGACAGCGACATTGGCATCACGGATTTTCGGCGAAGTCCGGCGAACAGTCGCGGCACATTCCGACTCGGCAAGAGCTAGCGCAACATTCTGGTCGCCCGCAAGTGCCCGCGCCAGGATCGCAAGCTCCCGCATCTTCTGGACCGAGAAAGCAAGCCAGCTCTTCACGTCGGAAGCGAGCCGGGTCTCGAGTTCAACATCGACCGGCACATGAAGCAGCGAGCAGGATGGGGCGATCTGTACACGATCCTTGCCGAGCTTCGCAATCGCTGGTTCGAGCCGCCGGCGCAGCGACGACAAATTCGACCGCCATACATTCCGACCGTCGATGACACCGAGCGACATGACGAGATCATTTCGGCCGCCGGCGATAATCTGGTGCAACAACTGTGGCGCTCGAACCAAATCGAGGTGCAGTCCGGCAACTGGCAGGCTCAAGGCAGTGTCCAGATTGTCGCCGAGGTCGCCAAAATAGCTGGCAACCATGATCTTGATGGCCGGCCCCTCCTCAGCGAGCCGGTCATAGGCATGTCGCAAAGATTTTCGCGCCCCCTCATCCAGATCAAGAACTAGGCAGGGCTCGTCGAACTGAACCCAATTTGCCCCACGTTTGGCCAATTCCTGCATAACCTCGATATAGGCCGGTATCAGTTCATCCAGCAGTGAGAGTGGCTGGAACGTGGGATCGGGACTCTTGCCGAGCTTTAGGAATGTGACCGGCCCGATCAGGACAGGGCGGGTCTGAAAGCCAAGGGCCTTGGCTTCCTCATACTCCTCGATCGGCTTGCGAGAGCATAGCCTGAAAGTCTGTCCCCTGTGAAACTCGGGGACCATGTAGTGGTAGTTGGTGTCGAACCACTTGGTCATCTCCTGCGCGGGTGCGCCAAATCCGCGCGGTCCGCGACCGCAACTCGCTTCCTGGTCGTCGCATTGTGAACCGCGGGCCATGGCGAAGTACGTCTTGAGCGAAACGGATTCGGCTTTCGAGGCGTAGATCTGCGGGATGGCGCCAACCATGAAACTTGTGTCGAGCACCTGGTCATA
The DNA window shown above is from Bradyrhizobium sp. CB1650 and carries:
- a CDS encoding hemerythrin domain-containing protein, with protein sequence MIIDLLLREHRNIDLLLVALQRELEIFEKGIRPDYEVIRAIISYFEVYPEVYHHPQEDVIFSKLKSRDPDAVAIVGDLALEHQEVIDRLHRFARAIDAILADRDLLRQDVGNIIRDFIIRERHHMMWEERDFFPAALKALSAQDWTEIASALTNDGDPLFSETAAATSDALRAHILQLEQEAETERSSVAFLSAEAGNP
- a CDS encoding sulfotransferase, with translation MAHLLQHHPDIVAPPEPWLMLALEAFGRVDQRHPAGSSLIEAASSEFLGRIDRTIPSRAFADAAYDQYLAQAGKRIILDKTPRYWMALEFLESVYPEAPHILLMRNPYAIAASLKSTWGIPLQAESSHPVSVSSLVDLMLRLPDGIITSLADLVLGLPKLAAQRTRPHTQFVQYELLVAHPDEEIRRLLKGLGCDPAAVASAEMRQADYLRSSSFGDRKILERNAVDQSSVDAWQSQLSVEEMQTVTDIVGAELLLELGYEQELAHAQQAGVLDRGGEVTELYRQIFRTWWDLRSTKAGALSSLSDAGEPVHAMAAQLQQTLLASEADRAAGLGGICNRDAAIEMLRGELARLERILNIH
- the fixJ gene encoding response regulator FixJ, whose protein sequence is MTWRRILVIDDDAAMRDSLAFLLDVNGFYVATYETATAFLNDVASGPVDCIVSDIHMPGMSGLELVRKVKADRVDCPVVLITGHGDVSLAVEAMKAGAVDFIEKPFKEEVLLRAINSALKARPTKPADAAKLQAEARLADLSSRERDVLQGLLAGKINKVIAHDLGISPRTVEVYRANLMAKTNVRSMSELMRIAITAGL
- the metE gene encoding 5-methyltetrahydropteroyltriglutamate--homocysteine S-methyltransferase; amino-acid sequence: MSLFSLPVATLGTPRIGPRRELKFALESYWAGKSSEQQLLEDAAGLRAANWARQKSIGVTVIPSNDFSLYDQVLDTSFMVGAIPQIYASKAESVSLKTYFAMARGSQCDDQEASCGRGPRGFGAPAQEMTKWFDTNYHYMVPEFHRGQTFRLCSRKPIEEYEEAKALGFQTRPVLIGPVTFLKLGKSPDPTFQPLSLLDELIPAYIEVMQELAKRGANWVQFDEPCLVLDLDEGARKSLRHAYDRLAEEGPAIKIMVASYFGDLGDNLDTALSLPVAGLHLDLVRAPQLLHQIIAGGRNDLVMSLGVIDGRNVWRSNLSSLRRRLEPAIAKLGKDRVQIAPSCSLLHVPVDVELETRLASDVKSWLAFSVQKMRELAILARALAGDQNVALALAESECAATVRRTSPKIRDANVAVRMRAIDQTMRRRASPFARRAEIQSNRFGLPAFPTTTIGSFPQTTEIRNARAAHARGAISDEQYDRFLKEETARAVRWQEDIGLDVLVHGEFERNDMVQYFGEQLAGFAFTRSGWVQSYGSRCVRPPILFGDVARPKPITVDWWRYAQSLTRKPMKAMLTGPVTILNWSFVRDDIPRSEVCRQIALAIRDEVRDLENAGATMIQIDEAAVREGLPLRRSEWAAYLDWAVDSFRICSSGVADQTQIHTHMCYSEFNDIIGAIAAMDADVISIETSRSKMELLDAFRNYDYPNQIGPGVYDIHSPRVPETGEMKELMALARTRLQDSQLWINPDCGLKTRKWEEVRPALANMVAAARELRAAFAPRCR